The genomic segment GCGTTAATGGAACATACGGTAATAGATCCGAATCTAGGACGCGTTGTCAATCATGATTTAGCTGAGTATCACGTACCAGTAAATGCAGACATTCCCGATATTCAGGTATTGTTTGTCGATGAACACGATCCATATATCAACCCGCTTGGTGTCAAGGGAGTTGGTGAAATTGGCATTACCGGCACTGCGGCTGCGATCGCTAATGCTGTGTATCATGCCACAGGTAAGCGCGTCCGTGATTTGCCAATTACATTAGACAAGCTGCTGTAGTCATAGTCATTGGTATTTTCTTCCCCCCTCTGCTTCCAATACTTGTCGGGTTTTGGGGAATGGGGTTGCGGGAAAGGTTAAACCAATTCGCAATTCCGAGTTAAAAATGCTTTACCCGAGCAGTATTGCCCCTGCTTCTCTTCTTCCCCTGCTCTCTTCGCTGAATGTATCTTGCGGAGTATATTTCAAAACACTCCTTAGTTAGAGTCTTCATAGCAGATTGCCGTGATAGTATACGGCTCATTCCTGTCGTTACTTGTAGGAGACAATTATGGAAATCAGTAGACGCAGCTTATTAAAAACTGCTTCTTTTTGACGGTATGGGCAAAATGCCAATGAATCGAGACTTTACACCGAGTTTTGCTTTAAAGTATCTGCTGAAAGATGCCAATTTGATCGCTCGATTTGCCCAAGATTTAAATTCTCCCACACCTGCTGCAACAGTTGTCAGAAAAACAATAAAGACAGCAGTTAATCAAGGATGGGGAGAAGAAAATGCATAAATATTAATCAAAGCTTTGGAGTTAGAAGCAGGAGTAACCATTAAATCATAACTGTTTATTTGTAGCTTACTAACTGTGCTGATGGCGCTTGTTTTTTATTCTACTTTTCAACATAGAACTTTATTTAGGGAAAGCATTGATTATGTCCAAGTTCAAAATATATTCTACTGGGATAGTAGCGATCGCCTTATCTCTGGCAACTGGTTGCACACCAACTACTCCCCATGACCAAACTACATCACAAGCTCCATCTGCTGTGCCTGTACAAGCAACTGAGAGTCCATCCCCAACTACATCAGGGCAAAATAACCTCAGTTCTTTAGACAAAAAGTTCATAACTGATGCCGCTCAAGATGGTTTAGCAGAAGTCCAACTAGGACAACTGGCGTCACAACGTGGAACCAGTGATGTGGTAAAACAGTTTGGACAGCGTATGGTTCAAGATCATACCCAGGTAAATAATCAACTCAAACAGTTAGCGACTCAAAAAAGTGTCACGCTACCAACTACTATCGGTAGGACAAATCAGCAAGCCTTGCGACGCTTATCTGCACTTTCTGGTGCTAAATTTAATCGTCTATATATAAATGAAATGCTTCAAGGTCATGAAAAAGATGTCTTTGCATTTCAGAATGAAACTCAAAAAGGACAAGATCCAGACGTGAAGGCATTTGCGGCTCAAGCGCTACCAACCCTCCAAGAACATCTGCAACAGGTTCGTGCCATTGCTAATCCTGGAAGTTCAACTAGCACCCCAACTCCAACCAGTACCCCAACTCCAACCAGTACCCCAACTCCAACTAGTACTCCATAAGGTAATGCAGTTCAGTTAAACATTTCTTCTTTTCCTTTGCGTCCGCTGCGCGGACTGCTACAA from the Nostoc sp. C052 genome contains:
- a CDS encoding NAD-binding protein; this translates as MPMNRDFTPSFALKYLLKDANLIARFAQDLNSPTPAATVVRKTIKTAVNQGWGEENA
- a CDS encoding DUF4142 domain-containing protein; the protein is MSKFKIYSTGIVAIALSLATGCTPTTPHDQTTSQAPSAVPVQATESPSPTTSGQNNLSSLDKKFITDAAQDGLAEVQLGQLASQRGTSDVVKQFGQRMVQDHTQVNNQLKQLATQKSVTLPTTIGRTNQQALRRLSALSGAKFNRLYINEMLQGHEKDVFAFQNETQKGQDPDVKAFAAQALPTLQEHLQQVRAIANPGSSTSTPTPTSTPTPTSTPTPTSTP